In Gordonia phthalatica, one genomic interval encodes:
- a CDS encoding glycerophosphodiester phosphodiesterase: MSTRFSRLLVSAAVAAMAVGAVAAPGIIGTVDAAPNSPKAGKPAIDLQSHRGGRGEHTEESLYGFARSIELGVTTLELDVVLTRDGVPLVWHDPEIQAEKCRDTLPASLGDKQFPYVGKDVHDLTYKQIQTLACDVPLKDFPNAKPVIGNRIATLPQVFGLAADYPGNTVRFNIETKIEAEKRSRSASPQQFVDTILREVRRAGLTQRVEIQSFDWRSLPLVRAQAPGIPLVALYDETTWKPRSQWLGPVSYEQFDGDVVAAAKSAGFDILSPAFAMSDATLISRAHAAGLRVVPWTVNEVGDMRAQLAAGVDGIITDYPTRLRKVLATDGRPLPQAFQRS; encoded by the coding sequence ATGAGTACCCGTTTCTCCCGTCTCCTCGTGTCGGCCGCGGTCGCCGCGATGGCCGTCGGCGCCGTCGCCGCACCCGGCATCATCGGAACCGTGGACGCTGCACCGAACTCCCCGAAGGCAGGCAAGCCCGCCATCGATCTCCAGTCGCACCGCGGCGGACGCGGTGAGCACACGGAGGAGTCGCTGTACGGATTCGCACGATCGATCGAACTCGGCGTCACCACGCTGGAACTCGACGTCGTCCTGACGCGCGACGGTGTGCCGCTGGTGTGGCACGATCCGGAGATTCAGGCGGAGAAGTGCCGCGACACGCTGCCTGCGTCGCTGGGCGACAAGCAGTTCCCGTACGTCGGCAAGGACGTCCACGATCTGACCTACAAGCAGATCCAGACACTGGCCTGCGATGTTCCGCTGAAGGACTTCCCCAACGCGAAGCCGGTGATCGGCAACCGGATCGCCACCCTCCCCCAGGTCTTCGGGTTGGCCGCCGACTATCCCGGCAACACGGTGCGGTTCAACATCGAGACCAAGATCGAGGCCGAGAAGCGGTCCCGAAGCGCGTCGCCCCAGCAGTTCGTCGACACCATCCTGCGCGAGGTCCGCCGCGCGGGCCTCACTCAGCGCGTCGAGATCCAGAGCTTCGACTGGCGCAGCCTGCCGCTGGTGCGGGCGCAGGCACCGGGCATTCCGCTGGTGGCGCTCTACGACGAGACCACGTGGAAGCCGCGGTCGCAGTGGCTCGGACCGGTCTCCTACGAGCAGTTCGACGGCGACGTGGTCGCCGCCGCGAAGAGCGCGGGATTCGACATCCTGTCGCCCGCGTTCGCCATGTCCGACGCAACGCTCATCTCCCGCGCGCACGCCGCGGGACTGCGGGTGGTGCCGTGGACCGTCAACGAGGTCGGTGACATGCGCGCCCAGCTGGCCGCGGGAGTCGACGGGATCATCACCGACTACCCGACGCGCCTGCGGAAGGTCCTCGCCACCGACGGTCGACCACTGCCCCAGGCGTTCCAGCGCTCGTAA